From a region of the Terriglobales bacterium genome:
- a CDS encoding ABC transporter permease subunit codes for MESKLRTLAQQPWGLWLRQVRSIVELESRRNLFTWRSLWLYFIAFAPTVIIVAHALFDRSHHEPIAGDTTVLAAIFQFYYVRLGIYFGCLGIFTRLIRGEMIERSLHYYLLAPVRREVLLIGKFLAGAVRSILLFETAVVASFFFMYFHYGQAGMQYVLDGPGLSQLLAYMLITALACLGYGAIFLLFSMLMKNPAPAALLLMGWEFISAALPALLQRFSISSYLRHLMPVSVPAEGVFAILTVATEPIPAWLAVTGALTLTLVILALSSYRMRFLEISYTTE; via the coding sequence ATGGAATCGAAGCTCAGAACGTTGGCCCAACAGCCGTGGGGACTGTGGCTCAGGCAGGTGCGAAGCATTGTTGAGCTTGAAAGCCGTCGAAATCTCTTTACCTGGCGCTCGTTGTGGCTCTACTTCATTGCGTTCGCGCCGACGGTGATCATTGTTGCCCATGCTCTTTTTGACCGCTCGCACCACGAACCTATAGCAGGCGACACGACGGTGCTGGCGGCGATTTTCCAGTTCTACTATGTGAGGCTGGGAATTTACTTCGGATGCCTCGGCATTTTCACAAGGCTTATTCGCGGCGAAATGATCGAGCGGAGCCTGCATTACTACCTTCTGGCTCCGGTACGCCGGGAAGTGTTGCTGATCGGGAAGTTCCTGGCGGGAGCGGTACGCTCGATCCTGCTGTTCGAGACGGCCGTGGTTGCTTCGTTCTTCTTCATGTACTTCCATTACGGACAGGCCGGCATGCAGTACGTGCTGGATGGGCCGGGTCTTTCACAACTACTTGCCTACATGTTGATCACCGCCTTGGCGTGCCTGGGATATGGCGCGATTTTCCTGCTGTTCAGCATGCTGATGAAGAATCCCGCACCGGCCGCGTTGCTGCTGATGGGATGGGAATTTATTAGCGCAGCGCTTCCGGCTCTGCTGCAACGGTTCAGCATCTCGTCGTATTTACGTCACTTGATGCCGGTATCGGTACCGGCTGAGGGAGTGTTTGCCATCCTGACCGTGGCGACGGAACCGATCCCAGCCTGGCTTGCGGTGACGGGGGCGCTCACATTGACGCTCGTCATCCTGGCGCTTTCGTCGTACCGGATGCGTTTCCTGGAGATCAGCTACACAACTGAATAG
- a CDS encoding family 43 glycosylhydrolase, producing MSSRHSAFAALLSICVTFAGCGGGTAPTTPVPPPPSIEVTTYTNPISPATSVNTTVESCPDPSIIYNSADKYWYLYCTGNPLNDTDKNGSQYRDHLITIHRSSNLSSWTYIGDALTTRPSWVASGAGAWAPDIEYLNGKYYLYYSVPNTTLPGGASAIAVATSSSPAGPWTHAPDPVVEPHKAQCCSESDRWTIDSDVIDYNGELYIYYGSFYGGISVRRLSADGFHSDPASEVQITVPDRYEAAQVVKHEGYFYLFASVSNCCNGPLTGYSVFVGRATTPTGPFLDRDGNSMLSARAGGSLVLSPNGDKWVGVGHNAVFTDFAGQDWTVYHAIDRTRPYFAGTTDTRRPAMLDPIDWVEGWPAVRGGFWASSTTQPRPAAQPGEPARYAMTHPPVVTIGAVDTARSDDFDSASIDPKWSWVRPPTSGVRMNGSALEFDTQSAELFENTNSASILSQAAPSGDYILETKLRLTVPEAGCCFNYTQAGLLVFAGDDNYLKLVHASIGWSRQIEFGKEMFPVTTGYPRYGSMSLEAPGDWTYLRIWKRTISGEERYTAFSSRDGQTWTQGGTWTHNLGITARFGLVSMSLAGYTAVFDYVRVYAVNPSTYSVV from the coding sequence GTGAGTTCGCGCCACAGTGCCTTTGCCGCTCTACTTTCGATATGTGTCACATTTGCCGGATGCGGCGGTGGTACTGCCCCAACTACGCCAGTACCGCCGCCACCGTCCATAGAAGTCACGACTTACACGAATCCAATAAGTCCAGCCACCAGTGTCAACACGACGGTCGAAAGCTGCCCTGATCCCTCCATCATTTACAACTCGGCCGACAAGTACTGGTACCTCTACTGCACTGGTAATCCCCTGAACGACACCGACAAGAACGGCTCTCAATACCGCGACCATCTCATTACTATCCACCGGTCGAGCAATCTGTCTTCGTGGACTTACATTGGCGACGCCCTTACCACGCGTCCCTCGTGGGTCGCTTCCGGTGCCGGCGCATGGGCTCCGGATATCGAGTATCTCAATGGCAAGTACTACCTGTATTACTCCGTCCCAAACACCACGTTACCCGGCGGTGCTTCCGCCATCGCCGTCGCAACCAGTTCCAGCCCTGCAGGTCCCTGGACGCACGCCCCCGATCCCGTCGTCGAACCACACAAGGCGCAATGCTGTTCCGAGTCCGACCGCTGGACCATCGACAGCGACGTCATCGACTACAACGGCGAACTCTACATTTACTATGGCAGTTTCTACGGCGGAATCAGCGTTCGTCGTCTTTCCGCCGATGGATTCCACTCCGATCCCGCGAGCGAAGTACAGATCACCGTTCCCGATCGCTACGAAGCAGCCCAGGTCGTGAAGCACGAAGGCTATTTCTATCTGTTTGCCTCCGTGTCTAACTGCTGCAACGGTCCGCTCACCGGATATAGTGTCTTCGTCGGTCGTGCCACCACGCCGACCGGTCCCTTCCTCGACCGGGACGGAAACTCCATGCTTTCCGCTCGTGCCGGTGGCAGCCTTGTTCTCAGTCCGAACGGGGACAAGTGGGTCGGCGTTGGGCACAACGCCGTCTTCACCGATTTCGCAGGACAGGATTGGACCGTCTATCACGCAATCGATCGAACTCGTCCCTACTTCGCTGGAACCACCGACACGCGTCGCCCTGCCATGCTCGATCCCATCGATTGGGTTGAGGGTTGGCCAGCCGTTCGCGGCGGCTTTTGGGCATCCAGCACTACCCAGCCACGACCCGCAGCGCAGCCCGGAGAACCCGCTCGCTATGCCATGACGCATCCGCCCGTCGTAACGATCGGCGCAGTCGACACCGCCCGCTCAGACGATTTCGATTCTGCCTCCATCGATCCTAAGTGGTCTTGGGTCCGTCCTCCCACTTCCGGCGTCCGCATGAATGGTTCCGCGCTCGAATTCGACACCCAGTCTGCCGAATTATTCGAGAACACCAATAGCGCCTCCATCCTCTCGCAAGCAGCGCCCTCAGGCGATTACATCCTGGAAACGAAGCTCCGCCTTACCGTTCCAGAGGCAGGCTGTTGCTTCAACTACACACAGGCTGGACTGCTGGTATTCGCGGGCGACGACAACTATCTGAAGCTTGTACACGCATCGATCGGCTGGAGTCGCCAGATTGAATTCGGAAAAGAGATGTTTCCTGTCACAACCGGGTATCCGCGATACGGCAGCATGTCTCTGGAAGCTCCCGGCGACTGGACCTATCTGCGCATATGGAAGCGAACAATAAGCGGAGAGGAACGCTACACGGCCTTCAGCAGTCGCGATGGCCAGACCTGGACACAAGGTGGCACGTGGACACACAACCTCGGCATCACTGCGCGTTTCGGACTTGTCTCCATGAGCCTGGCCGGCTACACGGCAGTATTCGATTACGTACGCGTCTACGCCGTGAATCCGAGCACCTATTCAGTTGTGTAG
- a CDS encoding UDP-glucose--hexose-1-phosphate uridylyltransferase yields the protein MNLDALRNTPHRRFNPLTRDWVLVSPHRTQRPWQGQVEKTAAEKSPQYDPDCYLCPGNSRAGGHHNPKYDSTFVFDNDFAALKPDAERFSINQHNLIIAEAERGICRVICFSPRHDLTLALMTPQEIRTVIDVWASQYQELGSVPWINSVQIFENRGAMMGASNPHPHCQVWANESLPNETSRELASLTDYRNTHGSCLLCDYMAAEKQLGARVVAENDHFLVVVPFWAIWPFETLLISKRHVADMNALTASERDALADILKRITIRYDNIFETSFPYSMGFHQRPTDGAEHSECHFHAHFLPPLLRSATVRKFMVGYELLGTPQRDITPESAAERLRDTREVHYTER from the coding sequence ATGAACCTGGATGCACTTCGCAATACTCCGCACCGACGCTTTAATCCGCTCACACGAGATTGGGTACTCGTCTCTCCGCATCGCACCCAGCGTCCTTGGCAGGGACAAGTCGAAAAGACCGCTGCCGAAAAATCGCCTCAGTACGATCCCGATTGCTACCTTTGCCCCGGGAATTCACGGGCGGGCGGTCATCACAACCCGAAATACGACTCCACCTTCGTGTTCGACAACGACTTCGCCGCGCTCAAACCCGATGCCGAGCGCTTTTCCATCAATCAGCACAACCTCATCATCGCCGAAGCCGAGCGTGGTATCTGCCGGGTCATCTGCTTTTCGCCACGGCACGACCTCACGCTAGCTCTTATGACCCCGCAGGAAATCAGGACTGTGATCGACGTCTGGGCAAGCCAGTACCAGGAACTCGGCTCTGTCCCTTGGATTAACTCTGTCCAGATTTTCGAGAACCGCGGCGCCATGATGGGCGCCAGCAATCCCCATCCGCACTGCCAGGTTTGGGCCAACGAGAGCTTGCCCAATGAAACATCCCGCGAACTTGCATCGCTCACCGACTACCGCAACACCCACGGAAGCTGCCTGCTTTGCGACTACATGGCGGCTGAAAAACAATTGGGTGCCCGAGTGGTCGCCGAGAACGACCATTTTCTCGTCGTCGTCCCCTTCTGGGCGATCTGGCCTTTTGAAACTCTCCTGATTTCCAAGCGTCACGTCGCAGATATGAACGCTCTGACCGCGAGCGAACGAGACGCCCTCGCCGACATTCTCAAACGCATCACGATTCGTTACGACAACATATTCGAAACTTCATTCCCTTACTCGATGGGATTTCATCAGCGCCCGACAGATGGTGCTGAACATAGCGAGTGTCACTTCCATGCGCACTTCCTGCCTCCATTGCTTAGGTCGGCGACCGTACGCAAGTTCATGGTTGGCTACGAACTCCTTGGCACGCCGCAAAGAGACATCACGCCCGAGTCGGCCGCCGAGCGGCTTCGTGACACTCGCGAAGTGCACTACACGGAGCGTTAG
- a CDS encoding family 43 glycosylhydrolase encodes MKVSLSTWTLVVFLFMAVFSIAQATAPGPVYSNPVLGGDYPDPSIIRVGDDYWATATSSEWAPHFPLLHSRDLVNWEVVGAVFHAKPEWAQTNFWAPEISEYKGRYYVMYTARRKNGPLCVASASSDKPQGPYKDNGPLVCQEDGSIDGFSIADENGQRYLIWKNDGNSRNQPTILWAQPLSEDATKLLGEKKELIRNDAPWERAVVEGPFVQRRNGFFYLFYAGNACCGLKCEYAVGVARAKKLLGPWEKYSGNPIIKDDDEWRCPGHGSIVEDAKGRTFFMYHAYNKRGSVYVGREPVVDEILWQDTGWPFVKGAGVSVSAPAPLGVGGKNLEYTVDDKFSGLALDPLWHWPLNSPPKITVGNGLKLSPSTNPQTFLAAVIARATVSPDYTAETEVLAPAKGHAGISAFGDLNNAIGIGVQNGTLTLWELRENKMRTLATGKVRKSAPVRLRVAAKDGHTVQFSFSSDEGKSWKDLGDNLSAMFLPPWDRSIRLALFTGGSLEPAQFTYFRMKASR; translated from the coding sequence ATGAAAGTTTCTCTATCCACTTGGACTCTCGTCGTCTTCTTATTCATGGCCGTTTTCTCGATCGCACAAGCCACCGCACCTGGCCCTGTTTATAGCAATCCTGTACTTGGCGGTGATTACCCTGATCCTTCCATCATTCGCGTCGGAGATGACTACTGGGCTACTGCCACTTCTTCAGAATGGGCTCCCCATTTCCCTCTCCTGCATTCCCGTGATCTGGTCAATTGGGAAGTTGTTGGCGCGGTATTCCATGCGAAACCCGAGTGGGCACAGACGAACTTCTGGGCTCCGGAAATCTCCGAATACAAGGGGCGGTACTACGTCATGTACACGGCGCGGCGCAAGAACGGTCCGCTCTGTGTCGCCTCTGCCTCGTCCGACAAACCTCAGGGTCCCTATAAGGACAATGGCCCTCTCGTTTGTCAGGAAGACGGATCTATTGACGGCTTCTCCATTGCTGACGAGAACGGCCAGCGTTACCTGATCTGGAAAAACGACGGCAATAGCCGTAATCAGCCCACCATACTCTGGGCACAGCCATTGTCCGAAGACGCGACGAAACTTCTCGGAGAGAAGAAGGAACTCATCCGCAACGACGCGCCTTGGGAACGCGCTGTCGTCGAAGGTCCTTTCGTGCAGCGCCGCAACGGCTTCTTCTATCTCTTCTACGCCGGTAACGCCTGCTGCGGACTCAAGTGCGAGTACGCCGTGGGTGTCGCCCGCGCCAAAAAGCTGCTCGGCCCATGGGAGAAATATTCCGGCAATCCCATCATCAAGGATGACGACGAGTGGCGCTGCCCCGGACACGGCAGCATCGTGGAAGACGCCAAAGGCCGCACCTTCTTCATGTACCACGCCTACAACAAACGTGGTTCCGTTTACGTTGGCCGCGAGCCTGTCGTTGACGAAATACTCTGGCAAGACACCGGATGGCCTTTCGTAAAGGGTGCTGGGGTAAGCGTCAGTGCGCCCGCCCCACTCGGGGTCGGCGGAAAGAATCTTGAGTACACAGTTGACGACAAGTTCTCTGGCCTTGCACTCGATCCCCTTTGGCATTGGCCTCTCAACTCGCCTCCAAAGATCACTGTGGGTAACGGATTGAAGTTGTCCCCATCAACAAATCCGCAAACTTTCCTGGCCGCTGTAATTGCCCGTGCCACGGTTTCCCCGGACTACACCGCGGAAACGGAAGTTCTGGCTCCAGCCAAAGGCCACGCCGGAATCTCCGCATTCGGCGACCTGAACAATGCAATTGGGATCGGCGTTCAAAATGGAACGCTCACTCTGTGGGAACTCCGCGAGAATAAAATGCGCACGCTGGCAACCGGAAAGGTGCGCAAGAGCGCTCCCGTTCGCCTGCGCGTTGCTGCTAAAGATGGACACACGGTCCAGTTCTCTTTCAGCAGCGATGAAGGTAAGTCGTGGAAGGATTTGGGCGACAACCTCAGTGCTATGTTCCTTCCGCCCTGGGACCGTTCCATTCGCCTCGCGCTCTTTACCGGCGGTAGTCTGGAGCCGGCGCAGTTTACATACTTCCGCATGAAAGCGAGCCGTTAG
- the galK gene encoding galactokinase: MSSTEAACDNLSLIRQRFTQLFGGTARVFRAPGRVNLIGEHTDYNDGFVMPAAISFSTLIAAGLRDDNRLCVYSEKFSETEEWDLASLAPGASGHWSDYVRGVAGVLQSRGHKLRGSNLVIQSSVPVGSGLSSSAAIEVATAFALLGVSGLQIPGAEIALICQQAEHEYAGARVGIMDQFISVHGRKGHALLLDCRSLSFELLAVPPGAQIVICDSRVKHAVSGGEYNQRRAACEIGVVELSKSLPGVKALRDVTPEQLEAHKAHLPDLTYRRCRHVVTEIDRTLRAADALKAADLQLFGRLMYESHRSLRDDYEVSCRELDILVESARQIEGVYGARMTGAGFGGCTVNIVNQAAVPDFRIKVAADYKRAVGVDPNLYVSDAAQGAGECI; this comes from the coding sequence ATGTCGAGCACTGAAGCCGCCTGCGACAACTTGTCCCTGATTCGCCAGCGATTCACCCAGCTTTTCGGCGGAACAGCTCGAGTGTTTCGCGCGCCTGGTCGGGTCAACCTTATTGGTGAACACACCGACTACAACGACGGATTCGTAATGCCGGCGGCCATCAGCTTTTCCACTCTGATCGCCGCCGGCCTGCGTGACGACAATCGACTGTGTGTGTATTCCGAGAAGTTTTCAGAGACCGAGGAATGGGATCTTGCCTCCCTAGCTCCCGGTGCTAGCGGCCATTGGAGTGATTACGTGCGCGGTGTCGCCGGAGTCCTTCAGTCCCGCGGTCACAAGCTTCGCGGGTCAAATTTGGTTATACAGTCGTCCGTACCTGTGGGATCGGGGCTAAGTTCGTCGGCCGCGATCGAAGTCGCTACTGCCTTTGCACTTCTCGGGGTTTCAGGGCTGCAGATTCCCGGTGCTGAAATCGCTTTGATTTGCCAGCAGGCTGAGCACGAATACGCTGGTGCAAGAGTCGGCATCATGGACCAATTCATTTCGGTGCATGGCCGCAAGGGGCACGCTCTTCTTCTCGATTGCCGCTCGTTGAGCTTCGAACTTCTCGCGGTCCCGCCGGGTGCGCAGATCGTCATCTGCGATTCACGGGTAAAACACGCAGTCAGCGGCGGTGAGTACAACCAGAGGCGTGCCGCCTGTGAGATCGGCGTTGTCGAACTGAGCAAGTCTCTGCCAGGCGTTAAGGCGTTACGCGACGTCACCCCTGAGCAACTCGAAGCTCACAAGGCACACCTTCCGGACCTCACGTACCGCCGCTGCCGTCATGTTGTGACAGAAATTGATCGCACTCTGAGGGCCGCCGATGCACTCAAAGCGGCTGACCTTCAGCTTTTTGGCCGGCTTATGTACGAGTCGCATCGCAGCCTTCGCGATGATTATGAAGTCAGTTGTCGGGAGTTGGACATCCTCGTGGAAAGCGCCAGGCAGATCGAAGGTGTCTACGGCGCTCGGATGACCGGAGCAGGATTCGGCGGTTGCACCGTCAACATTGTGAACCAGGCGGCAGTCCCCGACTTTCGAATTAAGGTGGCTGCGGATTACAAACGCGCGGTCGGTGTCGACCCTAACCTATACGTCAGCGATGCTGCCCAAGGCGCTGGCGAGTGCATTTAG
- a CDS encoding sodium:solute symporter family protein, whose amino-acid sequence MNLTFVDWTIMLVYFVFVLGIGFALKRYTKSSKDFFEAGRSIPAWICGLAFISANLGAQEVIGMAASGAKYGIVTSHFYWIGAIPAMVFVGVFMMPFYYGSRARSVPEYLRLRFDEKTRGLNAISFAVMTVFSSGISMYAMAKLIQVLHIFDAPFAAIGLPPSSIFHFSIILSAAIVLAYIFLGGLTSAIYNEVLQFFLIVTGFLPLVYLGLKNVGGWSGLKAQLPASYTHSWSGMGSAHTNPLGVEAFGLIMGLGFVLSFGYWCTDFLVVQRAMAAHDMSAARRTPLIAAFPKMVFPVLVILPGLIAIALPTPTRSATVAGPAIVGEQQAGKGIIPAKMDERTGEPKLDANGNPVFDYDLAIPQMLLHYFPTGLLGLGLTALLASFMSGMAGNVTAFNTVWTYDIYQSYINKTATDAHYLWMGRMATVFGIILSILAAYAATRFNNIMDMLQLVFAFVNAPLFATFLLGMFWKRTTGHAAFTGLVSGTVAAALHHGLTLPVGASVGIKGGWLSIIHSYPSEMAQNFWTAIWAWSVCFSVTILVSMMTKPRPESELRGLVYSLTERPREHHLPWYLRPATLGVIVLSAAVILNIIFW is encoded by the coding sequence GTGAATCTTACTTTTGTTGACTGGACCATCATGTTGGTCTACTTCGTGTTCGTTCTGGGTATTGGCTTCGCCCTTAAACGCTACACGAAATCGAGCAAGGACTTCTTCGAAGCAGGACGTTCCATCCCCGCATGGATTTGCGGCCTGGCGTTCATTTCGGCAAACCTCGGCGCCCAGGAAGTAATCGGAATGGCCGCATCCGGTGCAAAGTACGGTATCGTCACCAGCCACTTCTATTGGATAGGTGCCATTCCGGCGATGGTCTTCGTCGGAGTGTTCATGATGCCGTTCTATTACGGCTCGCGAGCACGCTCCGTTCCTGAATATCTGCGCCTCCGATTCGACGAGAAGACGCGCGGCCTTAATGCCATCTCCTTCGCCGTCATGACCGTCTTCTCTTCCGGCATCTCCATGTATGCAATGGCGAAGTTAATTCAGGTGCTCCACATCTTCGACGCACCCTTCGCCGCCATCGGACTGCCACCATCCTCGATCTTCCACTTCAGCATCATCTTGTCGGCCGCTATTGTGCTCGCGTACATCTTTCTCGGCGGTCTCACCAGTGCCATTTACAACGAAGTCCTCCAGTTCTTTCTCATCGTTACTGGATTCCTTCCCCTTGTCTATCTCGGCCTGAAAAACGTTGGTGGTTGGTCCGGCCTCAAGGCGCAGTTGCCGGCTTCCTACACGCACTCTTGGTCCGGAATGGGCAGTGCCCACACTAATCCCCTTGGCGTGGAGGCATTCGGACTCATCATGGGTCTTGGGTTCGTACTCTCGTTCGGATACTGGTGCACAGACTTCCTCGTTGTCCAACGCGCCATGGCCGCGCACGATATGAGTGCCGCTCGACGCACGCCTCTCATCGCTGCGTTTCCTAAAATGGTGTTTCCAGTTCTGGTCATTCTTCCCGGACTGATCGCTATCGCGTTGCCCACTCCAACTCGGTCGGCTACCGTGGCAGGCCCCGCCATCGTCGGCGAGCAACAGGCAGGCAAAGGAATCATTCCCGCAAAGATGGACGAGCGGACTGGCGAACCGAAACTCGATGCCAACGGCAACCCTGTGTTCGACTACGATCTTGCCATTCCTCAAATGCTGCTGCACTACTTTCCTACGGGCCTGCTCGGCCTCGGACTTACCGCGCTGCTTGCAAGCTTCATGTCCGGTATGGCTGGAAACGTAACGGCCTTCAACACTGTTTGGACTTACGACATTTATCAGTCCTACATAAACAAAACCGCCACCGACGCCCACTATCTCTGGATGGGGCGCATGGCCACCGTATTCGGTATCATCCTTTCCATCCTCGCTGCCTACGCTGCCACGCGCTTTAACAACATCATGGACATGCTGCAGCTTGTGTTCGCTTTTGTAAACGCACCTTTGTTCGCAACCTTCTTGCTCGGAATGTTCTGGAAGCGCACCACCGGGCACGCGGCCTTCACCGGACTCGTCTCAGGCACTGTTGCAGCCGCGCTACATCATGGCTTGACACTGCCGGTCGGCGCTTCCGTTGGCATCAAGGGTGGTTGGTTGTCGATCATCCACAGCTATCCGAGCGAAATGGCACAGAATTTCTGGACCGCCATTTGGGCATGGTCGGTCTGCTTCAGCGTGACGATTCTCGTCAGCATGATGACGAAGCCGCGACCTGAAAGCGAATTACGTGGACTGGTGTATTCATTGACTGAGCGCCCACGTGAGCATCATCTGCCTTGGTATCTGCGGCCCGCCACGCTCGGTGTCATCGTGCTGAGCGCGGCAGTCATACTCAACATTATCTTCTGGTAA